From the Solanum pennellii chromosome 4, SPENNV200 genome, one window contains:
- the LOC107017903 gene encoding uncharacterized protein LOC107017903 produces the protein MAKKRKSLASSIDEVDRTMYSTFSSAANSLSQLYSQALNQQKLSFQAGERHGLEKMYQWILRQQEGGSRVTTADMMNYLQSELDYSGEDHSMSPRPPQNQHSQPMLFPNSGFPVSSGSIGVAAPGHDVRLDHDPQSKNYVFSNALSSPVRQSLQNYQVAQGGYFSNNVQPSIGPRNNETNLHHQNRDSNSYNSADAAMDMHSDSPGHDFTY, from the exons ATGGCGAAGAAGAGGAAGTCTTTGGCATCAAGTATCGATGAGGTGGATCGAACCATGTACTCAACGTTTAGTAGCGCAGCGAATTCGCTTTCACAGCTTTATAGTCAGGCTTTGAATCAACAAAAGCTTTCATTTCAGGCCGGTGAACGACATGGATTG GAGAAAATGTATCAATGGATCTTGAGGCAACAAGAGGGAGGATCCAGAGTAACAACTGCTGACATGATGAACTACCTGCAG TCGGAACTGGACTACAGTGGAGAGGACCATTCAATGTCGCCTAGACCACCGCAGAACCAACATTCTCAACCAATGCTTTTTCCAAATTCAGGCTTCCCTGTCTCTTCAGGCTCAATTGGTGTTGCAGCTCCAGGACATGATGTACGATTAGATCATGATCCACAATCAAAGAATTATGTTTTCTCAAATGCTCTTTCAAGCCCTGTTCGGCAAAGCCTGCAGAATTATCAAGTTGCTCAAGGAGGTTACTTTTCAAACAACGTTCAGCCATCAATTGGACCAAGAAACAACGAGACGAACCTCCACCACCAAAATAGGGATTCCAATAGCTATAACTCAGCTGATGCTGCCATGGATATGCATTCTGATAGCCCTGGTCATGATTTTACTTACTGA